TGGAGGCGGCGGGCGATGGCCTGCGCTGGGCGCACTCGGGTGCGGCGGGGGTGGGCGGGTCGCTGCACGAGGGGATGCTCGCCTCCGACGTGGTGCTCACCAACTCCGCGGGCGTGCACGCCGAGCCCATCGCGGACACGGTGCTCGCCGCCATCCTCTACTTCGCGCGGGGGCTGGACTGGGCGGTGCGCCTGCAGGCGGAGCATCGCTGGGACAAGGGGCCGTGGGAGGCCGTCGATGCCCCCGTGCGCGAGCTCACCGAGCTGACGCTGGGGGTGCACGGGCTGGGCGGCATCGGCAAGGCGGTCGCGCGGCGCGGCGTGGCGCTGGGGATGCGCGTCCTCGCCACCCGCCGCCGCCCGGGCGACGGACCGGTTCGCGTGGAGCTGCTGACGGGGGACGACTCGCTGCACCGCCTCCTCGATGCGAGCGACGTGCTGGTGGTCACCGTACCGCGCACGAAGGAGACGGAGGGGAGCATCGGCGCGGCGGAGCTGGCGCGGCTGCCAAAAGACGCGACCGTGGTGCTGATCTCGCGCGGCGGCGTGGTGGACGAGGACGCGCTGGTGGATGCGCTGCGCGGCGGGCGGGTGCGCGGGGCCGCGCTGGACGTGTTCGCGCACGAGCCGCTCCCGCCCGAGTCGCCGCTGTGGGGCCTTCCCAACGCGCTGCTCACCCCCCACATTTCGGGCGCCTCACACCTCTTCTGGCGGCGCCAGACCGGCCTCGTGGTGGAAAACATCCGACGATACCTCTCGGGCGCCCCGCTGCTGAACACCGTCGACAAACAAGCGGGATACTGAGCGTGGACACCCCAACGCAGGGCGTGGAGCCGATTGCCGGCGGCGACTTCCAGCAGGCGGTCGGGCGCATCATCGCCACGGCCGTGCAGCGCGGCGCCAGCGACCTGCACATCAAGGCCGGCGACGTCTTCCGCGCGCGCATCCACGGCGCCCTCGTGCCGCTCACCAAGCAGCGCCTGTCGCCCGAGCAGACGCGCGCCATCGCCCTGCAGCTCATCCCGCGCGACCGCGACCGCGCGCAGATCGACGAGCTGAACGACTACGACTGCTCCTGGGGGATCCCGGGGGTGGGGCGCTTCCGCGTGAACATCCTCCGCCAGCGGGGGAGCTTCATGATCGTGATGCGGGTGATCCCCTTCGAGATCCCCACCTTCGAGGGGCTCGGCCTGCCGCCCGTCCTCGAAAAGATCACGGCCAACGAGCGCGGGCTGGTGCTGGTGACGGGCGTCACGGGCTCCGGCAAGAGCTCCACGCAGGCGGCGATGATCGGCCACATGAACCAGCACATGCGCCGCCACGTGGTCACCCTGGAGAACCCGATCGAGTTCCTTCACCGCGACCTCAACTGCTCCATCACGCAGCGCGACGTGGGGATCGACACGGACTCCTTTCGCGTGGGCCTGCGCGCCGCCCTGCGCCAGGACCCGGACGTCATCCAGATCGGCGAGATGCGCGACGCGGAGACGATCGACATCGCGCTCAAGGCCGCCGAGACGGGCCACCTGGTGATCTCCACCGTCCACACGCGCGACGCCGCCTCCACCATCTCGCGCCTGGTCGCCACCTTTCCGCCGGAGGAGCAGCAGATGGCGCGGCTGCGCCTCGCCGAGTCGCTCCAGGCTGTCGTGTCGCAGCGCCTGCTCCCCGCCAAGGATGGCAAGGGCCGCGTCCTGGCCGCCGAGGTGATGGTCGTCACGGGCACCATCCGCGACTGCATCGCCGATCCGGAGCGCGTGGAGGAGATCCGCGAGCACATCGCGGAGGGGCGCACGACGTACGGGATGCAGACCTTCGACCAGTGCCTGATGGAGCTCGTCCAGGCGGACCGCGTGGACTACTCGATCGCCAAGGCCGCCGCCACCAACCCGGGCGACTTCGAGCTGAAGCTGAACATGCTCTCCGGGCGCGGCGGCGGGGCCACGAGTGCGTTCTACTGAGGGAACTGCCGTTTCACACAGAGCCACAGAGGTAAAAGGCAAGGGAATCGAGAACTGCAACTAACTCGTCCCTCTTCGCGTTCTTGCAGTTGTCTCTGTGGCTTTGTGTGAGGGCTTTTCCATCTTCCGGAGAAAACGAATGGGTGTCGCCCTTCTGGTGCTGGCGCAAGTCGCGGGGCTGCTGCTGATCCCATTCGGGTTTCCCGGGATCTGGCTGCAGGTGGTGTCGCTGGGCGTGTTCGCCTGGGCGACGGGGTTCCGCGAGGTGGGGCTGGTGACGCTCGTGCTGGTGG
The sequence above is a segment of the Longimicrobium sp. genome. Coding sequences within it:
- a CDS encoding D-2-hydroxyacid dehydrogenase is translated as MKRRIVVDLNDRRPLWSIPEWAVEEICAAVPHDWETVVLRDVVDASGDGGEPTPAALHAIRGAEVYLGYGIPAALLEAAGDGLRWAHSGAAGVGGSLHEGMLASDVVLTNSAGVHAEPIADTVLAAILYFARGLDWAVRLQAEHRWDKGPWEAVDAPVRELTELTLGVHGLGGIGKAVARRGVALGMRVLATRRRPGDGPVRVELLTGDDSLHRLLDASDVLVVTVPRTKETEGSIGAAELARLPKDATVVLISRGGVVDEDALVDALRGGRVRGAALDVFAHEPLPPESPLWGLPNALLTPHISGASHLFWRRQTGLVVENIRRYLSGAPLLNTVDKQAGY
- a CDS encoding PilT/PilU family type 4a pilus ATPase, producing MDTPTQGVEPIAGGDFQQAVGRIIATAVQRGASDLHIKAGDVFRARIHGALVPLTKQRLSPEQTRAIALQLIPRDRDRAQIDELNDYDCSWGIPGVGRFRVNILRQRGSFMIVMRVIPFEIPTFEGLGLPPVLEKITANERGLVLVTGVTGSGKSSTQAAMIGHMNQHMRRHVVTLENPIEFLHRDLNCSITQRDVGIDTDSFRVGLRAALRQDPDVIQIGEMRDAETIDIALKAAETGHLVISTVHTRDAASTISRLVATFPPEEQQMARLRLAESLQAVVSQRLLPAKDGKGRVLAAEVMVVTGTIRDCIADPERVEEIREHIAEGRTTYGMQTFDQCLMELVQADRVDYSIAKAAATNPGDFELKLNMLSGRGGGATSAFY